From Methanobacterium congolense, one genomic window encodes:
- a CDS encoding MarR family winged helix-turn-helix transcriptional regulator: MKSDIPLPGLLSIISRNHFIYLNKETKDLDLTGGQFPCLITISRKPGTTQDHIAKKLQIDKGSIARAVKKLEDNELIHRIPDPKNRRKYLLFLTKKGENIIPQIKSIEEKWEKTVCEGLREDEITTLMEFLNVLAENSTEKIKKQC; encoded by the coding sequence ATGAAATCAGATATTCCACTTCCAGGACTTCTGTCCATTATCAGCCGTAACCATTTTATCTACCTCAACAAAGAAACAAAGGATTTAGATCTTACAGGAGGTCAATTTCCATGTTTAATAACGATTTCACGCAAACCTGGAACCACTCAAGATCACATTGCAAAAAAGCTCCAGATAGACAAGGGATCCATAGCCCGTGCCGTTAAAAAATTGGAAGATAATGAACTTATACACCGCATACCAGACCCTAAAAATCGTCGAAAATATCTCCTTTTCCTAACAAAAAAAGGAGAAAACATAATACCACAAATCAAAAGTATCGAAGAAAAATGGGAAAAAACTGTGTGTGAAGGACTTAGAGAAGATGAAATTACCACGTTAATGGAATTCCTCAACGTACTTGCTGAAAACAGCACTGAAAAAATTAAAAAACAATGCTAA
- a CDS encoding MDR family MFS transporter: MENEKSKGSKALNIKLLLGGLMISLLVGALDNSIMSTAMPQVITSLGGMAYYVWPFTIYLLTSTIAIILSGKLSDIYGRKKFLITGIIIFITTSVLCGFSQNIMELTFFRGLQGIGGGILMTIPFIVVAEVFPPRERGKYMGILSSVFGFANVLGPVLGGFITDFMGWEWVFYVNIPVGIAAIYMLRSYFPNLELVVKEGSIDYAGIVTLTAALSGLFLGLTFVRDTAVSSGLAATLFIFAAVMIVLFIYAEKKAREPILPMKLFKNSIFNVSSIAMFLSSAVMFCGIIYIPLFIQGVQGMSASTSGLLIIPMLVSLTVASIATGQVISRTGTYKKLGVLAFVLLTIGIWLLSTMNTSTGYLALVIYSTIMGIGTGMMYPIFNVAVQNAVSLRDLGTVTASMQFFRNIGATVALPIFGVIVNLSVNMNIQTAKNVPPELMSLGIHNVFLSGLVISVAGLLVCLFLKEKVLASRGGFEGDKKELHGK; encoded by the coding sequence ATGGAAAATGAAAAATCAAAGGGTTCTAAAGCCCTTAACATCAAGTTATTACTGGGAGGATTAATGATAAGCCTTCTTGTAGGTGCTCTTGACAATTCCATCATGAGCACAGCCATGCCCCAGGTTATTACAAGCCTTGGAGGAATGGCTTATTATGTTTGGCCCTTCACAATTTACCTTTTAACATCAACCATTGCAATAATACTGTCAGGAAAATTATCAGATATATACGGCCGTAAAAAGTTTCTAATAACAGGAATAATTATATTTATAACCACATCTGTTCTCTGCGGTTTCTCCCAGAACATAATGGAACTCACCTTCTTCAGAGGACTCCAGGGAATCGGTGGCGGAATACTCATGACCATTCCATTCATAGTCGTGGCTGAAGTCTTCCCTCCCAGGGAGAGGGGAAAGTACATGGGAATCCTTTCATCGGTATTTGGATTTGCAAATGTCCTCGGCCCTGTGCTCGGAGGATTCATAACAGATTTCATGGGCTGGGAATGGGTCTTCTACGTGAACATTCCCGTGGGTATTGCAGCCATATACATGCTAAGATCCTACTTCCCAAACCTTGAACTGGTTGTAAAGGAAGGTTCAATAGATTACGCAGGAATCGTGACCCTAACAGCAGCTTTAAGCGGACTTTTCCTGGGTTTAACCTTTGTAAGGGACACTGCAGTTTCATCAGGACTCGCTGCCACCCTTTTCATATTTGCAGCAGTAATGATTGTGTTGTTCATTTACGCTGAAAAGAAGGCCCGCGAACCAATTCTACCAATGAAACTCTTTAAAAACTCAATATTCAATGTTTCATCCATTGCAATGTTTCTTTCAAGTGCTGTGATGTTCTGCGGAATCATCTACATACCCCTATTCATTCAGGGGGTGCAGGGAATGAGTGCTTCAACCTCAGGGCTCCTCATAATCCCAATGCTTGTGAGTCTCACAGTTGCATCCATCGCAACAGGGCAAGTCATCTCAAGGACTGGAACATACAAAAAACTGGGAGTTCTGGCATTTGTACTTCTCACCATTGGTATCTGGCTCCTTTCAACCATGAACACCAGCACAGGATACCTTGCCCTTGTAATATACTCAACCATCATGGGTATTGGAACCGGTATGATGTACCCAATATTCAACGTTGCAGTGCAGAACGCAGTCTCATTGAGGGATCTTGGAACTGTTACAGCTTCAATGCAGTTCTTCCGTAACATCGGAGCAACTGTGGCTCTCCCTATATTCGGGGTCATTGTGAACCTCTCTGTGAACATGAACATACAGACTGCCAAGAACGTTCCACCTGAACTTATGAGCCTTGGAATACACAATGTTTTCCTTTCAGGACTTGTGATAAGTGTTGCAGGACTTTTGGTTTGTTTGTTCCTGAAGGAGAAGGTTCTGGCAAGTAGAGGTGGTTTTGAAGGTGATAAAAAGGAGTTGCATGGAAAATAA
- a CDS encoding calcium/sodium antiporter translates to MEMVVIYVLAMVVSLIIVIKMANIFIDNLVAVGEAKGISQTILGVTASAVGTSLPEFGSAIIAISSGTPDIGVGVVIGSNIWNIAGILGISAFVAGFIKAGKEELKRDGLMTLLTALILMFFMIFMTQLNAIVGIIMIITYCIYFWILIKKQKEHNNEDETKEKVENKVKNKIEHTDLKKNYILSIVGIIGLAIGCKIMVWSGVEIANVLKVPQMIVGLFALSIGTSAPELVVTLSSAMKRLHSLSMGTVLGSNVFNILIGIGVPSLFLAIPVEPLSVTFDAPVMIIVTSLLLIMAAKKKKLTRWGGLVLMLIYLVYITVRISLSV, encoded by the coding sequence ATGGAAATGGTAGTAATCTATGTTTTAGCCATGGTAGTATCATTGATAATTGTAATAAAAATGGCAAATATATTTATAGATAATTTAGTTGCTGTAGGTGAAGCTAAAGGAATATCCCAGACCATTTTAGGGGTTACAGCTTCAGCAGTCGGAACATCTCTGCCAGAGTTTGGTTCAGCCATCATAGCCATATCAAGCGGCACACCGGATATTGGAGTTGGTGTGGTTATTGGATCCAACATCTGGAACATTGCAGGTATTCTGGGCATATCTGCATTTGTTGCAGGCTTTATAAAGGCAGGAAAAGAGGAATTAAAGCGTGACGGCCTCATGACCCTGTTAACCGCCTTGATTCTCATGTTCTTCATGATATTCATGACCCAGTTAAACGCCATAGTCGGGATCATAATGATCATAACCTACTGCATTTACTTCTGGATTCTGATAAAAAAACAAAAAGAACACAACAATGAGGATGAAACAAAAGAAAAAGTCGAAAATAAGGTTAAAAATAAAATTGAACATACAGATCTTAAGAAAAACTACATATTAAGCATTGTTGGTATTATAGGGCTTGCAATTGGCTGTAAAATTATGGTTTGGAGTGGCGTGGAAATTGCAAATGTGTTAAAAGTTCCACAAATGATAGTTGGACTTTTTGCCCTGTCAATTGGAACGAGTGCGCCAGAACTCGTTGTGACCTTAAGTTCTGCAATGAAAAGACTTCACAGCCTTTCAATGGGGACTGTACTTGGAAGTAACGTGTTCAACATACTCATAGGAATAGGTGTTCCATCACTCTTCCTTGCAATTCCAGTAGAACCCCTTTCTGTGACCTTTGATGCACCTGTAATGATTATTGTAACTTCCCTCTTGCTTATAATGGCTGCAAAAAAGAAAAAACTTACGAGATGGGGTGGACTGGTCTTGATGTTAATCTATCTGGTGTATATAACTGTGAGGATATCCCTTTCAGTGTGA
- a CDS encoding B12-binding domain-containing radical SAM protein encodes MRITFINPPQTNSKYKFIGVVAPPLGISYMAAVLEENNFDVSIIDASALDMTWESLEKEIKRVSPDIVAVTALTPTINQAMKTAEIAKKACPDALIVLGGYHPSFNYEEVLEKDFVDIVVRGEGEVTMLDLVETIEKGGDLSEVRGIAFENSVTPIRPLIADLDSLPFPARHLLPMDHYKLFNMDAKMATMISSRGCPMQCSFCASAALHGSKMRLRSPKNVVDEMEHLVKDHGVETIAFMDDTFTLKRSRVEEICAEIKRRNLDVFWGCTARVDTLSEDVIRQMREAGCIAMFMGVESADQQVLDEVNKKTSVEKIRRAFEISRKEKMRTIASVVLGMPGDTKESITKTVNFVKELKPSYAIFSLATPYPGTLFYQQTLEKNLIKVRDWSKYTLISPIIETMECSLEELKKMQNRAFRKFYLRPGYILRQAWMDGPMLLKTIASVIREVI; translated from the coding sequence ATGAGGATAACGTTCATAAATCCTCCACAAACAAATTCAAAATACAAATTCATAGGAGTTGTGGCCCCACCCCTTGGAATAAGTTACATGGCAGCTGTTCTGGAAGAAAACAACTTTGACGTGAGCATAATAGATGCTTCAGCCCTTGACATGACCTGGGAATCCCTTGAAAAAGAAATAAAAAGGGTATCCCCAGATATCGTTGCAGTGACAGCCTTGACCCCTACCATAAATCAGGCCATGAAAACTGCGGAAATTGCAAAAAAGGCATGTCCAGATGCTTTGATAGTTCTCGGAGGTTACCATCCAAGCTTCAACTACGAAGAAGTTCTTGAAAAGGATTTTGTTGACATCGTTGTGAGGGGAGAGGGAGAAGTCACCATGCTTGACCTTGTTGAAACCATTGAAAAAGGAGGAGATCTGTCTGAAGTTAGGGGAATAGCCTTTGAGAATAGTGTAACACCTATACGCCCCCTTATTGCAGATCTAGACAGTTTACCATTCCCTGCAAGGCATCTGCTCCCCATGGACCATTACAAACTCTTTAACATGGATGCGAAGATGGCAACAATGATAAGCAGCCGTGGATGTCCAATGCAATGCTCTTTCTGCGCATCTGCAGCACTTCACGGATCTAAAATGCGTTTGAGAAGTCCTAAGAACGTTGTGGATGAGATGGAGCACCTTGTGAAGGATCATGGTGTTGAAACCATAGCCTTCATGGATGACACCTTCACCCTGAAAAGGAGCAGGGTTGAGGAGATCTGTGCTGAGATCAAAAGAAGGAACCTTGATGTTTTCTGGGGATGCACAGCCCGTGTGGACACATTATCCGAGGATGTTATCAGACAGATGAGGGAAGCTGGATGTATCGCCATGTTCATGGGTGTGGAATCAGCTGATCAGCAGGTTCTGGATGAAGTTAACAAGAAAACCAGTGTTGAAAAGATCAGACGTGCCTTCGAGATCTCAAGGAAAGAAAAAATGCGCACCATAGCCTCTGTGGTGCTTGGAATGCCTGGAGACACCAAAGAAAGTATAACAAAAACTGTGAACTTTGTTAAGGAGTTGAAACCTTCCTACGCAATTTTCAGCCTGGCCACCCCCTATCCTGGAACCCTTTTCTACCAACAGACCCTTGAGAAGAATCTGATAAAGGTTCGGGACTGGTCCAAGTACACCCTAATCTCACCCATCATCGAGACAATGGAGTGTTCCCTTGAGGAGCTTAAAAAGATGCAGAACAGAGCATTCCGCAAGTTCTACCTGCGTCCAGGGTACATTCTGCGCCAGGCATGGATGGACGGACCAATGCTCCTTAAAACCATTGCATCGGTTATCAGGGAAGTGATCTAA
- a CDS encoding MarR family winged helix-turn-helix transcriptional regulator: protein MKDENIDEILDNLLIYLPLFYQKAIKPKNPDIKQKHQVYYQILGILEHFDNLPISHLGKRLFVSKPNMTSHIDKLVADGMVERVPDEKDRRIIRVRITDRGLGFIKESREVINEIIKYNLSPLDESELDELNGCLRKIREFMHKIDTMEEIHRKTP, encoded by the coding sequence TGATGAAATACTTGATAACCTTTTAATTTATCTTCCACTCTTCTATCAAAAGGCAATAAAACCGAAAAATCCGGATATAAAACAAAAACATCAGGTTTATTATCAGATACTTGGAATACTCGAACACTTTGATAATTTACCCATATCCCACCTTGGAAAACGCCTCTTCGTATCGAAGCCCAACATGACCTCCCACATTGACAAACTCGTTGCAGACGGAATGGTTGAACGTGTGCCTGATGAAAAGGATCGGAGAATAATCCGTGTGAGAATCACAGACAGAGGATTGGGTTTCATAAAGGAATCCCGTGAGGTCATCAATGAAATCATAAAGTACAACCTTTCGCCCCTCGATGAATCCGAGCTTGATGAACTCAATGGCTGCCTTAGAAAGATAAGAGAATTCATGCATAAAATCGACACAATGGAAGAAATACATCGTAAAACTCCTTAA